One window of the Eucalyptus grandis isolate ANBG69807.140 chromosome 8, ASM1654582v1, whole genome shotgun sequence genome contains the following:
- the LOC104414873 gene encoding DEAD-box ATP-dependent RNA helicase 58, chloroplastic isoform X3: MAASSSSTPTTPLAILCPPVSSATKLVPPSSLFLLRNPEPKFSALVAARPIQSPLSTSRREPPRALVGFSPAADEADPEPAPPTLRRICSGHVPEHVLRRMEEVGYVLATDVQREGLPALFSGRDCVLHAQTGSGKTLTYLLRIFSVVNTQRSSVQALIVVPTRELGIQVAKVARLLAAKPMDLDMEQDKSCTVMALLDGGTLKRHKSWLKVDFMFNSSKQVSSLRKLLTSYSSCNNRQTVFTSASIPQHNRFLHDCIQQKWTKGDVVHVHLNPIQPMPSCLNHRFVTCHRSRRHQTLLHILQWDSPKSGIIFVGEQSEKSKKAGNAPSTTLLLEFFKNSYGNCSNILLLEGDMNFNARAASLSEVRQKEGYLIIATDIAARGIDLPETTHIYNFDLPRTAVDYLHRAGRTGRKPFSDKKCVVTSIIASEERFVLKRYENELFFACEELVLSL; encoded by the exons atggctgcttcttcttcttctactccCACCACTCCGCTCGCCATTCTCTGTCCTCCCGTCTCTTCCGCAACAAAGCTCGTCCCTCCTTCGTCCCTCTTCCTTCTCCGCAACCCCGAACCCAAGTTCTCGGCCCTCGTCGCCGCTCGCCCAATTCAATCTCCTCTCTCCACGTCCCGCCGCGAGCCgccgcgagccctcgtcggCTTCTCCCCCGCGGCGGACGAAGCCGACCCGGAGCCAGCCCCTCCCACGCTGAGAAGAATTTGTAGCGGCCACGTGCCCGAGCATGTCCTGCGCAG GATGGAGGAAGTTGGGTACGTATTGGCGACTGATGTTCAGAGGGAAGGATTGCCTGCCCTTTTCTCTGGGAGGGATTGCGTGCTTCATGCTCAG ACAGGTTCTGGGAAGACGCTGACATACCTTCTGCGGATATTTTCAGTTGTGAACACCCAACGGTCATCTGTACAAGCGTTAATAGTTGTCCCCACCCGAGAACTTGGCATTCAG GTAGCTAAAGTTGCTCGGTTGTTGGCTGCAAAGCCAATGGATCTTGACATGGAGCAAGATAAATCATGTACCGTTATGGCTCTTCTAGATGGAGGTACATTGAAAAGACACAAGAGTTGGTtaaag GTAGACTTCATGTTCAACTCTTCTAAGCAAGTCAGCTCTCTCCGGAAGCTGTTGACGTCATACTCATCATGCAACAACCGTCAAACTGTTTTTACTAGTGCATCCATACCCCAGCATAATCGATTTTTACATGATTGTATACAACAGAAGTGGACTAAG GGTGATGTGGTTCACGTTCACCTTAATCCAATACAGCCTATGCCATCATGTCTAAATCATAGATTTGTG ACATGTCATAGGAGTAGGAGACATCAGACCTTGCTACATATATTACAGTGGGACAGCCCCAAATCTGGCATTATATTTGTTGGCGAGCAG TCTGAGAAGTCAAAAAAAGCTGGAAATGCACCGTCAACTACTCTTCTACTTGAATTCTTCAAGAATTCTTATGGAAACTGCTCTAATATTCTCCTTCTAGAAGGAGACATGAATTTCAATGCAAGAGCAGCTTCACTCTCG GAAGTGAGACAAAAAGAAGGCTATCTTATCATAGCAACTGATATTGCGGCCCGAGGTATCGACCTGCCTGAAACAACTCATATTTACAACTTCGATCTTCCAAGGACTGCTGTAGATTACCTTCATCGAGCTGGAAGGACAGGTAGGAAACCATTTTCGGACAAGAAATGTGTTGTCACCAGCATTATAGCATCTGAAGAGAGGTTTGTATTGAAGAGGTATGAGAATGAGCTATTCTTTGCCTGTGAAGAGCTCGTCTTGTCGCTTTGA
- the LOC104414873 gene encoding DEAD-box ATP-dependent RNA helicase 58, chloroplastic isoform X6, whose product MSCAGWRKLGTYWRLMFRGKDCLPFSLGGIACFMLSCEHPTVICTSVNSCPHPRTWHSAKVARLLAAKPMDLDMEQDKSCTVMALLDGGTLKRHKSWLKAEPPAIVVATIGSLCQMLEKQVFKLDTVQILVIDEVDFMFNSSKQVSSLRKLLTSYSSCNNRQTVFTSASIPQHNRFLHDCIQQKWTKGDVVHVHLNPIQPMPSCLNHRFVTCHRSRRHQTLLHILQWDSPKSGIIFVGEQSEKSKKAGNAPSTTLLLEFFKNSYGNCSNILLLEGDMNFNARAASLSEVRQKEGYLIIATDIAARGIDLPETTHIYNFDLPRTAVDYLHRAGRTGRKPFSDKKCVVTSIIASEERFVLKRYENELFFACEELVLSL is encoded by the exons ATGTCCTGCGCAG GATGGAGGAAGTTGGGTACGTATTGGCGACTGATGTTCAGAGGGAAGGATTGCCTGCCCTTTTCTCTGGGAGGGATTGCGTGCTTCATGCTCAG TTGTGAACACCCAACGGTCATCTGTACAAGCGTTAATAGTTGTCCCCACCCGAGAACTTGGCATTCAG CTAAAGTTGCTCGGTTGTTGGCTGCAAAGCCAATGGATCTTGACATGGAGCAAGATAAATCATGTACCGTTATGGCTCTTCTAGATGGAGGTACATTGAAAAGACACAAGAGTTGGTtaaag GCAGAACCTCCAGCAATAGTAGTGGCAACCATTGGGAGCTTGTGCCAGATGCTGGAGAAGCAAGTTTTTAAACTTGACACAGTGCAGATTCTAGTGATTGATGAG GTAGACTTCATGTTCAACTCTTCTAAGCAAGTCAGCTCTCTCCGGAAGCTGTTGACGTCATACTCATCATGCAACAACCGTCAAACTGTTTTTACTAGTGCATCCATACCCCAGCATAATCGATTTTTACATGATTGTATACAACAGAAGTGGACTAAG GGTGATGTGGTTCACGTTCACCTTAATCCAATACAGCCTATGCCATCATGTCTAAATCATAGATTTGTG ACATGTCATAGGAGTAGGAGACATCAGACCTTGCTACATATATTACAGTGGGACAGCCCCAAATCTGGCATTATATTTGTTGGCGAGCAG TCTGAGAAGTCAAAAAAAGCTGGAAATGCACCGTCAACTACTCTTCTACTTGAATTCTTCAAGAATTCTTATGGAAACTGCTCTAATATTCTCCTTCTAGAAGGAGACATGAATTTCAATGCAAGAGCAGCTTCACTCTCG GAAGTGAGACAAAAAGAAGGCTATCTTATCATAGCAACTGATATTGCGGCCCGAGGTATCGACCTGCCTGAAACAACTCATATTTACAACTTCGATCTTCCAAGGACTGCTGTAGATTACCTTCATCGAGCTGGAAGGACAGGTAGGAAACCATTTTCGGACAAGAAATGTGTTGTCACCAGCATTATAGCATCTGAAGAGAGGTTTGTATTGAAGAGGTATGAGAATGAGCTATTCTTTGCCTGTGAAGAGCTCGTCTTGTCGCTTTGA
- the LOC104414873 gene encoding DEAD-box ATP-dependent RNA helicase 58, chloroplastic isoform X4 has protein sequence MAASSSSTPTTPLAILCPPVSSATKLVPPSSLFLLRNPEPKFSALVAARPIQSPLSTSRREPPRALVGFSPAADEADPEPAPPTLRRICSGHVPEHVLRRMEEVGYVLATDVQREGLPALFSGRDCVLHAQTGSGKTLTYLLRIFSVVNTQRSSVQALIVVPTRELGIQVAKVARLLAAKPMDLDMEQDKSCTVMALLDGGTLKRHKSWLKAEPPAIVVATIGSLCQMLEKQVFKLDTVQILVIDEVDFMFNSSKQVSSLRKLLTSYSSCNNRQTVFTSASIPQHNRFLHDCIQQKWTKGDVVHVHLNPIQPMPSCLNHRFVTCHRSRRHQTLLHILQWDSPKSGIIFVGEQSEKSKKAGNAPSTTLLLEFFKNSYGNCSNILLLEGDMNFNARAASLSTGGKIMQNLNRPLSFGSTKQYQRDYITK, from the exons atggctgcttcttcttcttctactccCACCACTCCGCTCGCCATTCTCTGTCCTCCCGTCTCTTCCGCAACAAAGCTCGTCCCTCCTTCGTCCCTCTTCCTTCTCCGCAACCCCGAACCCAAGTTCTCGGCCCTCGTCGCCGCTCGCCCAATTCAATCTCCTCTCTCCACGTCCCGCCGCGAGCCgccgcgagccctcgtcggCTTCTCCCCCGCGGCGGACGAAGCCGACCCGGAGCCAGCCCCTCCCACGCTGAGAAGAATTTGTAGCGGCCACGTGCCCGAGCATGTCCTGCGCAG GATGGAGGAAGTTGGGTACGTATTGGCGACTGATGTTCAGAGGGAAGGATTGCCTGCCCTTTTCTCTGGGAGGGATTGCGTGCTTCATGCTCAG ACAGGTTCTGGGAAGACGCTGACATACCTTCTGCGGATATTTTCAGTTGTGAACACCCAACGGTCATCTGTACAAGCGTTAATAGTTGTCCCCACCCGAGAACTTGGCATTCAG GTAGCTAAAGTTGCTCGGTTGTTGGCTGCAAAGCCAATGGATCTTGACATGGAGCAAGATAAATCATGTACCGTTATGGCTCTTCTAGATGGAGGTACATTGAAAAGACACAAGAGTTGGTtaaag GCAGAACCTCCAGCAATAGTAGTGGCAACCATTGGGAGCTTGTGCCAGATGCTGGAGAAGCAAGTTTTTAAACTTGACACAGTGCAGATTCTAGTGATTGATGAG GTAGACTTCATGTTCAACTCTTCTAAGCAAGTCAGCTCTCTCCGGAAGCTGTTGACGTCATACTCATCATGCAACAACCGTCAAACTGTTTTTACTAGTGCATCCATACCCCAGCATAATCGATTTTTACATGATTGTATACAACAGAAGTGGACTAAG GGTGATGTGGTTCACGTTCACCTTAATCCAATACAGCCTATGCCATCATGTCTAAATCATAGATTTGTG ACATGTCATAGGAGTAGGAGACATCAGACCTTGCTACATATATTACAGTGGGACAGCCCCAAATCTGGCATTATATTTGTTGGCGAGCAG TCTGAGAAGTCAAAAAAAGCTGGAAATGCACCGTCAACTACTCTTCTACTTGAATTCTTCAAGAATTCTTATGGAAACTGCTCTAATATTCTCCTTCTAGAAGGAGACATGAATTTCAATGCAAGAGCAGCTTCACTCTCG ACAGGAGGAAAGATAATGCAAAACCTTAACAGACCATTGTCATTTGGTAGCACTAAGCAGTATCAAAGAGATTATATCAC GAAGTGA
- the LOC120287301 gene encoding protein FANTASTIC FOUR 1 has translation MATLMYRGLQTYLEPHLVPEPAMTALTLKLLSPRHHHQFAQALLEMNSSSPPQCPPVNTPPQQLLEDPKHTHTHTHHHQHHPISSSSSSNPNMGRALGGWSFLHALPTTTTTSCQEPSRPNPEPPVYVHPLAKASKLRLSPLSLELCTENLGSESSNIVAFDDGGDGGDGDPRDVSSSAKGEQTAPRPWSTRPIMSVENASQKAIPRTNINNSSNSNSFPPPLTTIANDSIRVRPHREEGRLILEAVRDPQGNRPCFRAERSHGRLRLCFFKDRSPLCFDSEELDDEGENDVEARTDDAENDVAVEEEEDEPQELLSVDARDEEGEAEAEHDSDGGDGEEEEAMDGTHEEMVGGNLGMGMLDHHYWRERGGGNGHESSKKTLTWEPLLVAFLRGDLCLPSPSNHGILNHNSLFFFSLISPFLDHEGDDIMM, from the coding sequence ATGGCAACGCTCATGTACCGAGGCTTGCAGACGTACCTAGAACCACACCTCGTGCCAGAGCCAGCAATGACCGCTCTGACGCTCAAATTGCTTTCCCcccgccaccaccaccaatTCGCTCAGGCTCTTCTTGAAATGAACTCCTCGAGTCCTCCCCAGTGCCCTCCCGTCAACACCCCGCCCCAGCAGCTCCTTGAAGACCCTAAGCACACCCACACCCacacccaccaccaccagcatCATCccatctcttcatcttcttcatcgaATCCCAACATGGGTCGGGCTCTCGGTGGCTGGAGCTTCTTGCATGctctccccaccaccaccaccaccagctgcCAAGAACCCTCCAGGCCGAACCCAGAACCGCCCGTTTACGTCCACCCTCTGGCCAAAGCCTCCAAGCTCAGGCTCAGCCCCCTGAGCCTGGAGCTCTGCACGGAGAACCTCGGCAGCGAGAGCAGCAACATCGTCGCCTTCGACGACgggggcgacggcggcgacggggaTCCCCGGGACGTGAGCTCGTCGGCCAAGGGGGAACAAACGGCCCCGAGGCCTTGGTCGACGCGACCAATCATGAGCGTGGAAAACGCGAGCCAGAAAGCGATACCTCGGACTAACATTAATAATAGTAGCAACAGCAACAGTTTCCCACCACCTTTGACGACGATAGCCAACGACTCCATACGCGTGAGGCCACACAGGGAGGAAGGGCGGTTGATTCTCGAGGCCGTCAGGGACCCACAGGGGAATCGTCCTTGCTTTCGTGCGGAGAGAAGCCATGGCCGCCTCAGGCTCTGCTTTTTCAAAGACAGGTCACCTCTCTGCTTTGACTCCGAAGAGCTAGATGATGAGGGAGAAAATGATGTCGAAGCGAGGACCGACGATGCCGAAAACGACGTGgcggtggaagaagaagaggatgagCCACAAGAATTGTTATCAGTTGACGCCAGAGACGAAGAGGGAGAGGCAGAGGCAGAGCATGACAGTGATGGAGGCGATGGTGAAGAGGAGGAGGCCATGGACGGAACTCATGAGGAGATGGTTGGGGGCAACCTGGGGATGGGAATGTTGGATCATCACTACTGGCGtgaaagaggaggagggaatGGGCACGAGAGCAGCAAGAAAACATTAACCTGGGAGCCTCTTTTGGTGGCTTTTCTTAGAGGAGATCTCTGTCTCCCCTCCCCTTCCAATCATGGAATTTTAAATcataattctctcttttttttttcattaatctCTCCCTTTCTTGATCATGAGGGTGATGAtataatgatg
- the LOC104414873 gene encoding DEAD-box ATP-dependent RNA helicase 58, chloroplastic isoform X1, with protein MAASSSSTPTTPLAILCPPVSSATKLVPPSSLFLLRNPEPKFSALVAARPIQSPLSTSRREPPRALVGFSPAADEADPEPAPPTLRRICSGHVPEHVLRRMEEVGYVLATDVQREGLPALFSGRDCVLHAQTGSGKTLTYLLRIFSVVNTQRSSVQALIVVPTRELGIQVAKVARLLAAKPMDLDMEQDKSCTVMALLDGGTLKRHKSWLKAEPPAIVVATIGSLCQMLEKQVFKLDTVQILVIDEVDFMFNSSKQVSSLRKLLTSYSSCNNRQTVFTSASIPQHNRFLHDCIQQKWTKGDVVHVHLNPIQPMPSCLNHRFVTCHRSRRHQTLLHILQWDSPKSGIIFVGEQSEKSKKAGNAPSTTLLLEFFKNSYGNCSNILLLEGDMNFNARAASLSEVRQKEGYLIIATDIAARGIDLPETTHIYNFDLPRTAVDYLHRAGRTGRKPFSDKKCVVTSIIASEERFVLKRYENELFFACEELVLSL; from the exons atggctgcttcttcttcttctactccCACCACTCCGCTCGCCATTCTCTGTCCTCCCGTCTCTTCCGCAACAAAGCTCGTCCCTCCTTCGTCCCTCTTCCTTCTCCGCAACCCCGAACCCAAGTTCTCGGCCCTCGTCGCCGCTCGCCCAATTCAATCTCCTCTCTCCACGTCCCGCCGCGAGCCgccgcgagccctcgtcggCTTCTCCCCCGCGGCGGACGAAGCCGACCCGGAGCCAGCCCCTCCCACGCTGAGAAGAATTTGTAGCGGCCACGTGCCCGAGCATGTCCTGCGCAG GATGGAGGAAGTTGGGTACGTATTGGCGACTGATGTTCAGAGGGAAGGATTGCCTGCCCTTTTCTCTGGGAGGGATTGCGTGCTTCATGCTCAG ACAGGTTCTGGGAAGACGCTGACATACCTTCTGCGGATATTTTCAGTTGTGAACACCCAACGGTCATCTGTACAAGCGTTAATAGTTGTCCCCACCCGAGAACTTGGCATTCAG GTAGCTAAAGTTGCTCGGTTGTTGGCTGCAAAGCCAATGGATCTTGACATGGAGCAAGATAAATCATGTACCGTTATGGCTCTTCTAGATGGAGGTACATTGAAAAGACACAAGAGTTGGTtaaag GCAGAACCTCCAGCAATAGTAGTGGCAACCATTGGGAGCTTGTGCCAGATGCTGGAGAAGCAAGTTTTTAAACTTGACACAGTGCAGATTCTAGTGATTGATGAG GTAGACTTCATGTTCAACTCTTCTAAGCAAGTCAGCTCTCTCCGGAAGCTGTTGACGTCATACTCATCATGCAACAACCGTCAAACTGTTTTTACTAGTGCATCCATACCCCAGCATAATCGATTTTTACATGATTGTATACAACAGAAGTGGACTAAG GGTGATGTGGTTCACGTTCACCTTAATCCAATACAGCCTATGCCATCATGTCTAAATCATAGATTTGTG ACATGTCATAGGAGTAGGAGACATCAGACCTTGCTACATATATTACAGTGGGACAGCCCCAAATCTGGCATTATATTTGTTGGCGAGCAG TCTGAGAAGTCAAAAAAAGCTGGAAATGCACCGTCAACTACTCTTCTACTTGAATTCTTCAAGAATTCTTATGGAAACTGCTCTAATATTCTCCTTCTAGAAGGAGACATGAATTTCAATGCAAGAGCAGCTTCACTCTCG GAAGTGAGACAAAAAGAAGGCTATCTTATCATAGCAACTGATATTGCGGCCCGAGGTATCGACCTGCCTGAAACAACTCATATTTACAACTTCGATCTTCCAAGGACTGCTGTAGATTACCTTCATCGAGCTGGAAGGACAGGTAGGAAACCATTTTCGGACAAGAAATGTGTTGTCACCAGCATTATAGCATCTGAAGAGAGGTTTGTATTGAAGAGGTATGAGAATGAGCTATTCTTTGCCTGTGAAGAGCTCGTCTTGTCGCTTTGA
- the LOC104414873 gene encoding DEAD-box ATP-dependent RNA helicase 58, chloroplastic isoform X5, translating to MSCAGWRKLGTYWRLMFRGKDCLPFSLGGIACFMLRFWEDADIPSADIFSCEHPTVICTSVNSCPHPRTWHSAKVARLLAAKPMDLDMEQDKSCTVMALLDGGTLKRHKSWLKAEPPAIVVATIGSLCQMLEKQVFKLDTVQILVIDEVDFMFNSSKQVSSLRKLLTSYSSCNNRQTVFTSASIPQHNRFLHDCIQQKWTKGDVVHVHLNPIQPMPSCLNHRFVTCHRSRRHQTLLHILQWDSPKSGIIFVGEQSEKSKKAGNAPSTTLLLEFFKNSYGNCSNILLLEGDMNFNARAASLSEVRQKEGYLIIATDIAARGIDLPETTHIYNFDLPRTAVDYLHRAGRTGRKPFSDKKCVVTSIIASEERFVLKRYENELFFACEELVLSL from the exons ATGTCCTGCGCAG GATGGAGGAAGTTGGGTACGTATTGGCGACTGATGTTCAGAGGGAAGGATTGCCTGCCCTTTTCTCTGGGAGGGATTGCGTGCTTCATGCTCAG GTTCTGGGAAGACGCTGACATACCTTCTGCGGATATTTTCAGTTGTGAACACCCAACGGTCATCTGTACAAGCGTTAATAGTTGTCCCCACCCGAGAACTTGGCATTCAG CTAAAGTTGCTCGGTTGTTGGCTGCAAAGCCAATGGATCTTGACATGGAGCAAGATAAATCATGTACCGTTATGGCTCTTCTAGATGGAGGTACATTGAAAAGACACAAGAGTTGGTtaaag GCAGAACCTCCAGCAATAGTAGTGGCAACCATTGGGAGCTTGTGCCAGATGCTGGAGAAGCAAGTTTTTAAACTTGACACAGTGCAGATTCTAGTGATTGATGAG GTAGACTTCATGTTCAACTCTTCTAAGCAAGTCAGCTCTCTCCGGAAGCTGTTGACGTCATACTCATCATGCAACAACCGTCAAACTGTTTTTACTAGTGCATCCATACCCCAGCATAATCGATTTTTACATGATTGTATACAACAGAAGTGGACTAAG GGTGATGTGGTTCACGTTCACCTTAATCCAATACAGCCTATGCCATCATGTCTAAATCATAGATTTGTG ACATGTCATAGGAGTAGGAGACATCAGACCTTGCTACATATATTACAGTGGGACAGCCCCAAATCTGGCATTATATTTGTTGGCGAGCAG TCTGAGAAGTCAAAAAAAGCTGGAAATGCACCGTCAACTACTCTTCTACTTGAATTCTTCAAGAATTCTTATGGAAACTGCTCTAATATTCTCCTTCTAGAAGGAGACATGAATTTCAATGCAAGAGCAGCTTCACTCTCG GAAGTGAGACAAAAAGAAGGCTATCTTATCATAGCAACTGATATTGCGGCCCGAGGTATCGACCTGCCTGAAACAACTCATATTTACAACTTCGATCTTCCAAGGACTGCTGTAGATTACCTTCATCGAGCTGGAAGGACAGGTAGGAAACCATTTTCGGACAAGAAATGTGTTGTCACCAGCATTATAGCATCTGAAGAGAGGTTTGTATTGAAGAGGTATGAGAATGAGCTATTCTTTGCCTGTGAAGAGCTCGTCTTGTCGCTTTGA